Part of the Caulifigura coniformis genome, TCGCCGAGCCGGCCGGCCGTCCTGGGGGTGGGTTTCGGGGGACAGGGAGCGTTGCAGCTCGCCTACCGATTTCCGCAACTGTTCCCAATTGTGGCCGCGATTTCGCCGGCCATCGATTTCCACCGGCTGCACGATTCGATGCCGCAACTGCAGGAGTGGTTCGAGACGTCCGAGCGTGCGCGGCAGGAGACCGTGACGCTGCGACTGCACCCGTTGAACTGGCCTCCGCACCAGTGGTTCGCGTGTTCCCGCGGCGACTGGCGGTTTGACGGTTGCGAGCGTCTGGCCAGCAAGCTGGCGTCAATCGGCCTGCCGTTCACGGCCGATCTGGAGACGCCGGGGGGGCCGAACTTTCTGGCGGTGCAGCTTCGGAGAGCGTTCCAGTTCGTGACGGCCCGCCTGAACGAGCCTGCGACGACGCGGGAGATCCGCTTCGGACGGTGACGCGGGGCTTTGAACGCCTACACTCTTCGCCTCGCAATCGTCGACGGTTGCCTCTGTCGCTTGCGATGTCCTTTTTTCTGGAAACTGCGTTGTCATGAAGCACCGACCACTTGGACAGTCCGGCATTGAAGCCTCGGCCGTCGCCTTCGGGGCGTGGGCCATTGGTGGCTGGACCTGGGGCGGGGCGGACGAGCAGGAATCGATCCGCGCGATCCACGCCTTCCTGGATGCGGGGGGGAACCTGATCGACACGGCGCCGGTGTACGGATTCGGCCGGAGCGAGGAAGTGGTGGGGAAGGCGATTGCGGATCGCCGCGACAGGGTGGTGCTGGCGACGAAATGCAGCATGCGGTGGGACCTGACCGAGGCGCAGAAGGCCCGGGCGATCAAGCGGTTCTCCACGACGGAGGAGAATATCGACTGGTCCGGTTCACCGGGGGCGGGAAGTTTTGACGTCTACCTGTACAGCGGCGCGGATGGGATCCGTGAAGAGGTGGAGCGGAGCCTCAGGCGGCTGCGGACCGACGTGATCGACCTCTACCAGACCCATTGGCAGGACGACCTGACGCCGATCGAAGAACGGATGCGGGCGCTGGAAGACCTCAAGAAGGCGGGGAAGATCCGCGCCATTGGCGTCT contains:
- a CDS encoding aldo/keto reductase, yielding MKHRPLGQSGIEASAVAFGAWAIGGWTWGGADEQESIRAIHAFLDAGGNLIDTAPVYGFGRSEEVVGKAIADRRDRVVLATKCSMRWDLTEAQKARAIKRFSTTEENIDWSGSPGAGSFDVYLYSGADGIREEVERSLRRLRTDVIDLYQTHWQDDLTPIEERMRALEDLKKAGKIRAIGVSNAKPAQLAEYRRIGVIDSVQEKYSMLDRQQEQINLSTCARDGIAFLAYSPLAQGLLTGKITPDRDYDPGDQRRFKDRFKPDNVVQVLAMLEPLGPIATRHNATIAQVVIAWTLDVPGCSHVLCGARNPEQAVANAQAGSLDLTAAEIDSITAAVETYRGV
- a CDS encoding alpha/beta hydrolase-fold protein, whose product is MTAGVTESGWVRDDVDGTPVRLLPPAEDSVGIVFVLPDGQWPEPDDWQTLHDLVRAARLGAVVPDVRPWWIDRPDPALGRAESPLAFVAEKLVPSVSRRWPSPSRPAVLGVGFGGQGALQLAYRFPQLFPIVAAISPAIDFHRLHDSMPQLQEWFETSERARQETVTLRLHPLNWPPHQWFACSRGDWRFDGCERLASKLASIGLPFTADLETPGGPNFLAVQLRRAFQFVTARLNEPATTREIRFGR